ATGTGCCGGAACGACAGGGACGGGGGCATGATTCTATTCCGACATATAGAACATTCACTTGCGGGGATGCGGCGGATATCGTCGTTACAGCTAATACGGAGCGCATGTGGAGCAGTTTATGCGACGTCCTTAGTTGTGCCGAGCTAAGTACTGATTCCAGGTTTGCCGATAATAAGCGCCGATACATCAATCGAGAGGCGCTATGGAGGATTCTTGAGGACGCGTTTTTAACTAAGTCGGCCCAAGAATGGGTCGACCTAATGCTAGCAGCAGAAGTGCCAGCTGCAGTTGTAAACACACTTGATCGTAGCCTTACAGATCCTCAAGTTATCCACCGAAATATGGTTCTGGAGCTAGCTGGGCCGAACGGTGAAAAACTGCGAGTGGCGGGAAATCCAATAAAGTTTGCAAATGAAGATGAAGTGAATCATCGATATCCTCCGCTGCTAGGAGGAGACAGCCTGTCCGTTTTGTCCGACTGGCTAGGAATGAACGCAGGTGATGTAAATGAACTCCGCTGCGACAGTGCGTTTGGGCCGAATGGTCGGTGAGCTAAAGGGAATGCGAACTCAAATCCCTATTGGCTCAAGTCTCGGAGATTGTCTGTACATGCACGCGCCGGGAACGGATCACATAAAGAGCGATGCTTACGATCTAGAATTCGTGAACCTGCCCGAATTCTTAGCAGTTGAAGCACGCGGAGTGAAGATTAAGAAGGCTGCAGGGCGCGTAGCTGGCACTCCTACTGTCCAGCGAACGCGATGAGTAGTACCCCATATTAAACACCGATGGATAGGGGGGCGACACTTTCGGTGGTCTCTGGGCGTAGAGAAGCTCCAGCCGTGCACCGCTGCTGCCAGATCCGGTAGGCGGTTGGATCGCGAGCCGCCATGACCCACGCCGACTGGTGGCGAGGGAAACGATGCTCCGAGCCGTCACTCGCGAGCCCGCAAAGTGCAATTACCGACCAACCAGATGAATGGCCGGATTTCATCGTCAGAAGCGCTCGTTGTCGCCGTAGCAATAGGGCGAAAGGCAGTGAACTCCTGTCCGAGAGAGTATGCGGCAGACCGCCGATAGACGTCCCAGTTAACGTTGGTTATCCAGCGACAACCCAACCATTAGGTACGGCCCAACCATTAGGTCCGGCAGGGTTTGCGAGCGGAACTGGATCGCCGGGATTAGATCGCGATATCGCAATCAAAGAGTTCGAAAGCCATTTAAAGAACACGTTGAATTGGAGTCCTTTCAGTTTAAGGGGTTGACGTACAGAGAGTTTAGCAAGGGCGCCTAAATCAGCATCGTCGGTGCCTACTACATAAAAGCTGAATGCTTTCGCGGCTTCGCCGTCCTGGATCAACTTCGCCGCGGCTCCCAAGTTGCTGCTTGGGATGCCGTCGGTAATGAGAACGATCCACGGACGATAGAAGCTGATGCCACTGGCCCGATAGCGATCCTTACGATCACGCAACATCTGCAAAGCCGTCTCGATAGCTTCGCCTATCGTGGCCGCGCGCTGAGATGAAAAAGGGGTTGGGAGAACATTTTTCGCCCCGGTGACGTCTGTTTCAGCTTTTAAGGGATCTAACGTCACAGTGGCAATTTCGACCCGCATAGCAGCAAGGCTGTCGCTTTGAACCTCTTCCTGTAGAAGACGCAGTCCCTCATTCAGTGGTGCGATGGCGGCTCCCTCCATTGAGATGGAGACATCAAACAGAAGAATACAAGGACACCGCGCCTGTCGGCTATCCAACAACCCACTGTCGCCAATGTATTCTTGTTTATCGTTACTCATATAACTTTCCCGCGACTGAACACGATAAACTAGGCTCCGGCTCTATTGGAAGGTGAAATCCATACCGTGTCATCTATGTTTTGAAGCGCCCTTCCGCCGGAAAAATTCCCGGCTCCTAAAACTCATCGGCTCTCCGTCACGATACTCCTCATCGTAGCGAGAACTTGCATAGACAGCCATGATTTTTAGCCAGTATGATCTTAATAGGAGCGTCATGAGCGATGAACAGGCTGAATCAGTCGAGGCATGTTTAAGTTAGCAAAGCAAACGCATAATGTGGCGTGACGTCCAAAGACCCCGATCGGTCACGTAGTCGCGCAAGGTGCGAGTTCCAGCCGAAGTGCGACGAGCAGCGTCTATGAACGTAGCCGGATCATCGGCTGGCAGCCAGTAGCTTTTGCCGGAACACTTCGGCTGGCGTTTTGAAGCCAAGACATTTGCGTGGCGTCGAGTTCAGATGAGCGCAAATGTCATAGAGCTCGCGACCTTTGATCGACAACGGGTCAGTGTCTCTTGAAAGCCATTTTCGCGCGCGCCGGTTCGTATTCTCGACCGTTCCTTTCTGCCACGGCGCCTGCGGATCACAGAACCAGGTTTGCACACCGAGACCGGCCTGCAGGTAAGACCAATCCGTAAACTCGGTCCCGCGATCAAAGGTGATTGATCGTCGGGCGGCGTGGGGAAGGGGGCTGAGCACATTGATCAGCCCCTCCATGACGGATCGTGATTGCCGATCATTGTTGCGGAGGAAGACAGTGAAGCGGCTCACCCGCTCAACCAGCGACGTCACATTGGCCTTGCCAAATTTCTGGCGAAACTGGATCAGATCGCACTCCCAATGGCCGAGCTGCTTTCGCTCTCGAACGATGTCCGGGCGATGCAATATGCTCAGTTCTGGGCTAAATCTGCGGCCATGCCGGCGTCGAACGTGGCGTGGCCGACGCCGGGCGCGGGCCTCAGGAAGATAGCGCCACAGTTTGATCTCCTGACCAACGGCGGAGTACGCAAAGCGGTAGATCGTTTCATGGCAGACACGCACACCACGGCCTTCATAGGCTAATCGACCAGCAATTTGCTCCGGTGACCAACCGTGCTCGATCCGTTCAATGATCGCCGCGCGCAGCTTCGGATGCCGAGCCAGCTTGCGATAGCAGCTCCGGCGCTCTTTGGCCTTACCGTTCGCCACCACGCCGAAATACCCCGTCAGTCCTGGAAACTCCGCATCGTCAAACCGGTTGCGCGCAATCTCTCTGAAAATCGTCGAGCGATGGCGTCCGAGCCTCTCGGCGATCACATCGACCGATACGCCGGCCTGCCGCCAGCGTTAAATCTTGCGGCGTTCATCGAGATCGATCTGCGAGTAGGAGCGTACCATCGGCGGTTCCTTGCGTGCGACAAGTTATAGGTATCGTTGCCAAGTCGCACTTCAAGGTAGAACCCACCCACTTATATATACCATTCGCATAACGATCATTATGGAACTTAAAATCTAAGATGAAATGTGCGGAAACGCCTCTAAGCCTTTCACGCACATTCCAAGGAGAGCCGGGCCGATTTTTCAAGACACCGCACAATGTGACTTCAACATCGGTAAGCCAAGGAGCAAGCATCTGCCGATCGTGCGTTGGCCAGATCGTGGTCCGCTGCATCATTGGCGCCGTGACGTTCTTCGCTGAAGGCTAACTTGCGTGCAGCCTTCAGCGGTCTCCTCGAGTGTAAATTCGGCAATCTCATGAGCAGTGGTCAAACGAAAGACCTCATCAGTCAGGCCGAAACTTCACATCAATTAGGAGGAGGATAAATTTGGTCGGCTGAATCGTCAGAAACCGGAAGCCACAAGATGCGAGCGATGTATAAAACACCCAATATGAGGAGAAGTGCGAAGTTCTCCAAATCCATACTACCTCACAAACACAATCGACTTTAAAGATGGCTCTTGGCGAAATCTGCCATCGCCGGCTTGAATAGATGCGCCCTGTCATGCGCACAGTGTCCACTATGTTCATAGAAAATGACGTCCATGGAACTCTGTGCTCTTTCGCCCAGCCTCGTTATCGAATCCCGCGGTGCGATGGGGTCCTGTCCTCCCTGCACGACAAGCAAGGGCACATCTATGCGCTCCGCGAAGCCATCCAAATCGAAACCTTTGAAGAAGGCGCGAGCTTCTATAAGGGAGGTCATGCTGGCCGCGCGCATGAATCGCTGCTGCAGTGATGTCGATAGCTGATCGAAGTCGCGCAGATGGTAGATGAGCCCCCAGGCGATCGCGACCTTGATCCTTGGGTCTGTCGCAGCGGCTTTACACGCCCAGTGTCCTCCGGTGCTGCGTCCGAGAACGCCAATCCGATTTGGATCAATAGCCGTTTGCGCACCGGCAAAAGTGACAGTGGCAGAAACGGCTTTCTCATAGTCAAGCCGCATCTTCATGCGGTGGAACACTTCACCCTGCCCTGGACCATCGAAGGTCAAAGTCGCGATATTTCTCGCTAAGAAGTAGCTCGACAGCTCGAACGCATCTTCCTTAGTGGTATCGAGGCCACCAAAAAGGATCATACAGGGAAACGGTCCCAGGCCGATCGGCAAGCGGAGATAGCCCGGTAGGAGGGAGTTTTCGAACGGGATGGCAACAGATTCGCACTGCGGCTGCAGAAGCGAAGCACCGCGCGCGAACAATTGCTGTTTACGTTGATCGGCTTGGAGCTTTTCCTCAGCACCAATCTCCATAAGAATGCCCTGGCCGAAATGACAGCATAAAGCGGCGCGCCAGAACCGCTCACCAGCTGTCAGATTGCCCCCTTTATCAAGGGCATCGTAAGCCTGCGCCTCATACTCTTCCGATAAGACGATCCAACGAGCACACCAATCTTGCAGATTGGTAATGTCACGCTTGAGAAAGTCGAGATCACGACAAGGGATTCCATCGGAGACAATGCGCATAGCATTGGCATCGATGGCATTAGCGACAGCAATATCCACTATATCTGTCCTTGTCGCATGAGTTCACGCACCGTTGGCGGGGTCATCATTGGCTCGCGTATGGCGATGTGCCCACCGAGTGCATCGGTAATGGCGCCAGCTATGGCTGCTGCGACAGGTCCGACATTACCTTCGCCAACCCCACGCACGCCCAATGGGTTAGTCGTTGCCGGAAATTCAAAATGTTTCAGGATCAGTTCCGGGATATCCCGGGCGTGTGGCATGACATAGTCCATCAAAGTGCCGGTCACGAGTTGGCCTTCGGGCGAATAAATGATCTTCTCGCCCATCGCGATGCCTAGCCCCTGAGCAAAGGACCCCATCACCTGTCCCTCAACGAGCGTTGGATTGATCTGCCGTCCGCAGTCATGCCCGATGGCATATTTCAAAATTTTCCAAGTGCCCGTTTCTAGATCCAGCTCGACTACAGCCGCATGTGTCCCGCTGGCCCAAGTTACGGTCGACGGATAGAAGTATTGCGTCGAGCACAGACCCGGTGTTCCCTCGGTCGCGAGAATGCGCGAGAAGGCCGCCGTTGCCGCGATTGTCGGCCACGCAGCGACTTTTTGCCGATCGTCGGCAGCAAAGACCTCGCCATTCTCGATCTGTACCTGATCGGATTCGCAGCCAAGCAGTTTTCCGGCAACAAGCTGAATACGTCGCCGAACATCCTTGGCGGCCAATGCCACAGCGTTACCGGTGTTGACTGTCACGCGGCTGCCCCCGGTTCCAAAGCCGTAGGGCAACAGTCGAGAGTCACCGCCGAGCACGCGCACATTCTCAAATGGTAAGCTGAGTAGATCCGCGCAAATCTGGGCGAAGACCGTTTCATGTCCCTGCCCCGATTGTGAAACGCCAATCATGACCTCCGCGCGGCCGGCCTCGTCGATCTTAACGGTGGCGCCCTCGCATGGCCAGCCGATTCCACCAGCTTCCATATAGTTTGCGACGCCGATCCCAATGCGGCGCTTTTGCCCGGAGAGACATTCCCTCTGCCTGGCCCGCCAGTGCTCGACATCCACTGCCGCAACCGTTTCATTGAAGACGAGCGGAAAATCGTTTGAGTCGTAAGTCACCTCGACACCGTCTCGGTAGACATTGCCGGGCTTATAGGGAATCGCGGAAGCTGGAATAAGATTTCGGCGGCGAATTTCGATCGGATCAATATTGAGCTTGATTGCCAGCAGATCGAGGCAACGCTCCATCACCCAGGTCGCCTCGGGCCGGCCGGTCCCACGATATGGCGCCGATGGTACCTTATTGGTGAGAACGGAATGCGCTTCCGCTCGATATGCCGGTAAAACGTATTGTGATGGAATGTGATTGATGGTGTTGGTAGGCTCAATCACGGCCCAGCAGAGATAGGCACCCGTGTCCTTGAGAAGTTTGACATCAAGGCCGAGCAGCGTGCCATCCGCTCGCGCCGCCACCCGCGCTTCAATGATCTGATCACGCGCATGTTGCGAACTCAGCATGAATTCAGAGCGTGTTTGAATCCATTTGACGGGACGATTGACCGTCTTTGCCAGCAGTGGCGCAAGAATGTCTTCGGAATAGAGGCCGGATTTCGGCCCGAATGCACCTCCTGTATCCGGGCAGAGCACCACGATATCTTCCTCGCGCAGCCCAGTGAAACGGGCGACGGCGGAGCGCACCGTATAAGGAAGTTGATGGCCGATTCGAATCGTCAAGGACGAACGCGCGCTCTCATATTCTGCGCTAACACCGCGCGTTTCTATCGGCACGGACGTAATGCGCGGATAAACAAAATGCTCGGATAGCACTACGTCGCCATTGGCAAAGGCTGCATCGATGTCGCCTATATTTGCTGCCAGATGCGCCACGATATTGGATTGGCCTTCATGTACGCGCCGTTCATCCGACATGGCAAACACTGGGTCAACGACGGGATCGGTAGGCTCGTAATCTATCTCGACCGCCTCCGCGGCGTCGACCGCCCCCGCAGGCGTCGATGCCAAAACCGCGGCAACAGGTTCACCGACATAGCGCACCACTCCATCGGCCAAAGCGAGCTGTGGCGGCGGCCGCATAAGATCGCAATAGGGGTTGGTCGCAGGCTCACGAAACAAAGGCAGAGACTCGGCAAGCGTCGGCAGGTCGTGAAAGAACCAGACCGAATGTGCCCCCTGTTCAAGCGCCGCCTCGGAGCTTGCCGAGACAATTCGCGCGGAAGGATGCGGCGAGCGAACAAGTGCCATATAGAGGCAATTGGCCGGCGTATAGTCGTCGACGAACTGCCCCTTGCCGCGTAGTAGCCTATTGTCCTCTTTTCGCAGATTCCGCTTTCCGATCATGGCAGCTCCGACAGCGCATTCATTTTTTCAGGATCTTTAGTCTCGAGATGGAGACTGTTGCGAAGAACGGGATTGGTGATCTTGTAGGCGTTCTCCAGCTCGACAATGTGTTCACGCATCAGATTTTCAGCGGCATCGCTGTCACGTTTGCGCACGGCTTCGCAGATTTTCTCGTGCCATATTCTGTTAGAGTTGATGATCTTGAGCTGTTCGGGGCTCTCACGGGACCGAACGATGCTTCGCAAGCTGCGGTTGATGAATTTGCAATGCACGCACAGCAGCGGATTGGAGGCGCCATCAGCCAACAGATCATGAAACTCGATATGAATCTGCTGATGCCGCTGCCAGTCTTCGCGCGTCGTCGGATCACCTTGCGAGGCCTGCACATTGGCCTCAAGCCGGCGGATCAGATCCTCGCTAGCCGTTTCGGCCATGTGTCCGGCCAATCGCGGCTCAAGAACGCGGCGAAGTTCATAGACTTGCGCAGCGGTTAGATGCTTGAAGAAGAAATAGCTTTGCAGATGATTGAGAATACGTGTCTCGGTCACTTCCGCGATGAACGAACCGCCAGTGGGGCCGGTGCTCGTGCGGATCAGGCCCTGAACCTCCAGTGATTTAAGAGCCTCGCGCACGGAGGCCTTTCCAGCCTCATACTTTTCGACAAGCTGTTTTTCCGTCGGCAAGCGATCGCCTGGCTTCAGCCCGTCGGTGACAATCGACTGCTTAATCAGATCGGCGATGACATCGCCGCGCTTTGGGTACCGCATTCCCAGATCTTTCCTTTGCGAATTGTTGCGACCTCATCATCGGAACGATTCTGTCAGGCTGCGCAACATTTCGCTTGACCTATTTATATGATAATATGATTATCAGATCAAATGAAAGTTGCGCCGAGGGAGTGGCGCGCTGATCTCGAACACGTTGGATGCGAGAAAAGCTGACAGGAGCGGGGGTTATGCAGAGTCGAGATGCTGTTATTCCGTATGGCGGTTATCACCTTCGGGAGGTCGACGCCGGGGAGGACGTGGATCTGACGCATGTCGGCCCGGGCACGCCTGGGGGCGAATATCTGCGGCGCTTTTGGCATCCGGTCGCCTTTTCAGAGGAAATCCAGGATCTACCAAAGCGCATCAAAGTGCTCTGCGAAGATCTGGTTCTCTTCCGCGACAAGTCCGGCAATGTCGGCCTTGTTCGCCCGCACTGCCCGCATCGTGGCGCCTCACTCGAATTCGGCATTCCCGACGAGCGCGGTATCCGCTGCTGCTATCATGGCTGGCTGATCGGAACGGATGGCCGAATTCTGGAGATGCCTGCTGAGCCGGCCAATTCCCCCTACAAGGATCGCATCAGCCACGGCGCCTATCCGGTGAAGGAATTCAAGGGCCTCATTTTCGCTTATATGGGGCCGCCTGATAAAATGCCGGCGCTACCGATCTACGATGCCTGCCTGCGTCCTGGCGGCCGCCTGATCCCCAGCGGCTGGACGCCGGGCCGCAAATATGTCTGGCCGTGCA
This sequence is a window from Beijerinckia sp. 28-YEA-48. Protein-coding genes within it:
- a CDS encoding VWA domain-containing protein, which encodes MSNDKQEYIGDSGLLDSRQARCPCILLFDVSISMEGAAIAPLNEGLRLLQEEVQSDSLAAMRVEIATVTLDPLKAETDVTGAKNVLPTPFSSQRAATIGEAIETALQMLRDRKDRYRASGISFYRPWIVLITDGIPSSNLGAAAKLIQDGEAAKAFSFYVVGTDDADLGALAKLSVRQPLKLKGLQFNVFFKWLSNSLIAISRSNPGDPVPLANPAGPNGWAVPNGWVVAG
- a CDS encoding FCD domain-containing protein, translating into MRYPKRGDVIADLIKQSIVTDGLKPGDRLPTEKQLVEKYEAGKASVREALKSLEVQGLIRTSTGPTGGSFIAEVTETRILNHLQSYFFFKHLTAAQVYELRRVLEPRLAGHMAETASEDLIRRLEANVQASQGDPTTREDWQRHQQIHIEFHDLLADGASNPLLCVHCKFINRSLRSIVRSRESPEQLKIINSNRIWHEKICEAVRKRDSDAAENLMREHIVELENAYKITNPVLRNSLHLETKDPEKMNALSELP
- a CDS encoding xanthine dehydrogenase family protein molybdopterin-binding subunit, which translates into the protein MIGKRNLRKEDNRLLRGKGQFVDDYTPANCLYMALVRSPHPSARIVSASSEAALEQGAHSVWFFHDLPTLAESLPLFREPATNPYCDLMRPPPQLALADGVVRYVGEPVAAVLASTPAGAVDAAEAVEIDYEPTDPVVDPVFAMSDERRVHEGQSNIVAHLAANIGDIDAAFANGDVVLSEHFVYPRITSVPIETRGVSAEYESARSSLTIRIGHQLPYTVRSAVARFTGLREEDIVVLCPDTGGAFGPKSGLYSEDILAPLLAKTVNRPVKWIQTRSEFMLSSQHARDQIIEARVAARADGTLLGLDVKLLKDTGAYLCWAVIEPTNTINHIPSQYVLPAYRAEAHSVLTNKVPSAPYRGTGRPEATWVMERCLDLLAIKLNIDPIEIRRRNLIPASAIPYKPGNVYRDGVEVTYDSNDFPLVFNETVAAVDVEHWRARQRECLSGQKRRIGIGVANYMEAGGIGWPCEGATVKIDEAGRAEVMIGVSQSGQGHETVFAQICADLLSLPFENVRVLGGDSRLLPYGFGTGGSRVTVNTGNAVALAAKDVRRRIQLVAGKLLGCESDQVQIENGEVFAADDRQKVAAWPTIAATAAFSRILATEGTPGLCSTQYFYPSTVTWASGTHAAVVELDLETGTWKILKYAIGHDCGRQINPTLVEGQVMGSFAQGLGIAMGEKIIYSPEGQLVTGTLMDYVMPHARDIPELILKHFEFPATTNPLGVRGVGEGNVGPVAAAIAGAITDALGGHIAIREPMMTPPTVRELMRQGQI
- a CDS encoding alpha/beta fold hydrolase, which gives rise to MDIAVANAIDANAMRIVSDGIPCRDLDFLKRDITNLQDWCARWIVLSEEYEAQAYDALDKGGNLTAGERFWRAALCCHFGQGILMEIGAEEKLQADQRKQQLFARGASLLQPQCESVAIPFENSLLPGYLRLPIGLGPFPCMILFGGLDTTKEDAFELSSYFLARNIATLTFDGPGQGEVFHRMKMRLDYEKAVSATVTFAGAQTAIDPNRIGVLGRSTGGHWACKAAATDPRIKVAIAWGLIYHLRDFDQLSTSLQQRFMRAASMTSLIEARAFFKGFDLDGFAERIDVPLLVVQGGQDPIAPRDSITRLGERAQSSMDVIFYEHSGHCAHDRAHLFKPAMADFAKSHL